The genomic window TGAGATGCTTCACGCTCTTGGGTTTTCAGTTAGTCTATTTGCCTTTTACCGGGATAAAAATGGAGAGCCACTAACTCCCCGAGGCGAAAATGGAAAGCCCGAGTTAAATGAAGAGTATGTATTTTGACTTCTtcggttgttgtttttttttgatatttttaattgatgaatATTATTTCAGACTTCAAACTCGACAATGGAGCGAAAGAGTGATTAAAAGAGAAGTTCGACAATGGAGAGTCCGTGGAATGACGGTTGAAAAAGAAGTTCAAGTTGTGGTCACTCCACGAGTACAAGAAGAAGTAAGAGCACACTATGGTTGTCATTCGTTATCAGGAGCAGAGTTAGAGGATCAAGGAGAAGAAGGAACAGCTTTGACTCATTGGGAAAAACGTTTATTTGAAGTaatgattcaatattttatttttcatagtatgtacaataatatatttatggctttatttttttacttaaagaaTGAAGCAATGACGggtacacacacacaaaatccCATTTATTCAAGGATAACCCTTGCACTTATGGAGGATACGGGTTGGTATAAGCCTAATTATGAAATGGCGGATGACCTTAAATGGGGTCGAGGTCTGGGCTGTGAATTTGTCAATAACAGTTGCCTAGAGTGGATGAAAATACGACAATCCAAAGGGAAATCCATTCATCCTTACTGTAATAAAGTTAAGCGAGATCCCTTAGAGACTGAGTGTACTGATGACCGCTCATCAGTGGCCCTCTGTAATCTAGTACAGCACAACGATGAGTTACCTCCCTATTTCCAAGTTAGTATTACATTTGTCGAGTTTCACTATGAGTGGGCCCTGAGTCAAAGATaaataatgttcaatttgaattaaattttgaatttcgttttattttagaaaatatatgttggAGTGGCCCCTACGTTAAATTATAGGATATATGTAGAGCCTGTTAGTCTGGGAGCAAAGACCAAATGTGGGCCTTCTTTTTATTGTagggtttttattttgtgtatggtttacaattttttccgTACGTCATATCCtctcatttattttgaaattggagacactgtaagcggaaagttgaaattaaattattgcaaccttttaataataagcaaATGGAAGTGAATTATGTATTATTGGAATAGGAGGAGATCGGAGTCGATCCGTAAACTAAGAGATAACTCTGGTGTTGGAATGGATAATTGCCTTGTAATCATCATCTAATGTATCACGGCTATTTCTTGTATCTATCGTGAATCATGAAAACATAATTACTTTAAGAAATACCTGGTACAGGACTCGTAGCCTGCAAATCCGTCTGTTCTCATTCTCCAATAAGCAATAACATATAATTCGCTTTCTCTGTTtaatgaagttattttcttattatggaAATATTGCTATAATTGAATTACAACTCTTTCCcttaattttgagatagaaagagaaaatatgacgtgcgAGCAAAATTGTAGACCATACCCGTTGTTTgtttgctttataaaaagtgttaataTTTCAACAGAATCCTGTGTTTTAATGAcccctctttaaaaaaagacatttacccattttttattacttttatgatAGAAagcgaaatatatttttttaaattctaatagTCCCTATTCCTTTCAATAAAGTCTGGGGAAGGATCCCCTAAAATCACCACTTAAGACATTTACTCAAACAgacactattttatttttttcagaatttcgATAATATTCCTCATATAGCAAATAATGACGTGGGATATTACGGAGGCTCCGTGGCCCTTGCAGATTATTGTCCATACATTCAAGAGTTTACTTGGAGATCAAATAACGTTGTAGTTCGAGGCTCACATTGTATGTACCCTGAAAACAATCCaggtaataattataatttgacctCGTCCATCCCTGTTAGCAAATTCATACTATTCTTTTTTGCATGTTTAGTGGATGATCGAAACTTCGCACTAGAAACCTATAGCCCAGGCTCAAAATGTTTTGATCATACAGATCGAATGTGGGAAGAAAGAACTTGTGAACAAGTTCGTCAATGGCAACATTGGGGATCTGGATGCTACCAGTACGCTTGTGAGGACGGGAGGCTTCATATCCACGTATACAACTACACATTCACCTGCTATTTCAAAGGACAAGAAATTCCTATTTATTTAGAAGCTCATGACTGGCTCCATACTGGAGCTGTTGTGTGTCCATCCTGTGAAGAAATGTGTGGAACGGATTTCACGAGTAGGGGAGAAAAGTGTTTACCTGGGTCTATGATCCCTAAAACCCATTTCTACACAAGACATAATCTAAATTGTCGATTTTCAAGCGGAGCTCATTCCCCTCTTTCGTTAAGAACTCTAATAGTCTTGTTAATAGGAATTAAATACTTGTTATAATAGAAGATTTGGTATGGATCAAGCTCAAAATATTACTGTcgtcttcattttttattttctcatttgatGTCGTCCATTTTGCATGTTGATTGAATTGAGACCCATTTCAACTCAGATACATACATTCCAAACCACATTTAACACTAAAATACtttctgtttttcttcttcagtTGTTACTGTCCCAGGTTTTTCTAGTCAACTGTGATTGTTATCAAACATCTTGCTTGAATATTCACCCCgagtttttgcaaaaagaaaatgatttgtaGCAAAGGCAAAATGTTATTccaccaaaataaatatttaaaatattgaaagagtTGGGCATGATTGTCCTGAAGCATTTACATGACTTTATTCAATGATtgcctaaaaaaaaatgtcattcaaaatatttatatatttttcagttattttatatatactagctatatttttagctatttcGTTTGTGTTTaacttaaaattacattaagttttcttcatcttttaaaatttttatttcatttttaaaatatattttcacaatgtaaaggattttataaatattatcataattattgtattaatttaaaactgtGATTTActatataagaataatattagaaataaatatttgtatccgAATTGTCTTTCATTTATACGCCTGCATCAATAAGCCTTCTTAAAACGTAAAAATGACgttatatagtataaaataaaaaaaatctggattaatagtattaaattgtttatatataatattcaaatatggtATTTTATATATCCGATCGGTCGGCcgataaatagtttttataatggaatattaatagttataatgca from Lepeophtheirus salmonis chromosome 1, UVic_Lsal_1.4, whole genome shotgun sequence includes these protein-coding regions:
- the Invadolysin gene encoding leishmanolysin-like peptidase, which produces MRTLFEDSSNWVSDPYKPVSVYFCEVDSRSIFIPERRMRGLGYSRVFFILCSSVILLHSSKPIVAHGNCRHHYPKADEVQHVHLEDHHSLRKRSLDQNLRIKLYYDGSVYKLAKEQFELINNTVLPQAVAYWSKALRVRKTENKIRLNRKCEHNQVFFKSGDPRPYCKNKCEAATMCGEVQVPEDHLEVCLVCNSFGQDCRVKGPKKPSPGIHSSDFVFYISAMETERCQKGMTVAYAAHCQQEAALDRPIAGHANLCPSSISTKRQELDILLSTVKHEMLHALGFSVSLFAFYRDKNGEPLTPRGENGKPELNEELQTRQWSERVIKREVRQWRVRGMTVEKEVQVVVTPRVQEEVRAHYGCHSLSGAELEDQGEEGTALTHWEKRLFENEAMTGTHTQNPIYSRITLALMEDTGWYKPNYEMADDLKWGRGLGCEFVNNSCLEWMKIRQSKGKSIHPYCNKVKRDPLETECTDDRSSVALCNLVQHNDELPPYFQNFDNIPHIANNDVGYYGGSVALADYCPYIQEFTWRSNNVVVRGSHCMYPENNPVDDRNFALETYSPGSKCFDHTDRMWEERTCEQVRQWQHWGSGCYQYACEDGRLHIHVYNYTFTCYFKGQEIPIYLEAHDWLHTGAVVCPSCEEMCGTDFTSRGEKCLPGSMIPKTHFYTRHNLNCRFSSGAHSPLSLRTLIVLLIGIKYLL